In Wenyingzhuangia fucanilytica, the following are encoded in one genomic region:
- a CDS encoding alpha/beta fold hydrolase — MAKKLLILFIFIGSFQHAKAQENNLQWLDVELANYQYPYKVSTLPLHIQEQDLTMAYMDIKPKNYRGKNIVLIHGKNFNGAYWKTTIEALTKEGYRVIVPDQIGFGKSSKPLHFHYTFQQLAQNTKLLLDTLKIEKTAILGHSMGGMLATRFTLMYPDTIEKLILENPIGLEDWKLKVPYKPVEWWYHNELKKSYTGIKKYQLENYYDNKWKAEYDEWVNLLAGWTLNSDYKTIAWNAALTYDMIFTQPVVYEFKNITAPTLLIIGTRDRTALGKPLVTEEVRKTMGLYSKLGKKTQMEIPNSELVEIENVGHLPHIEKFKSFIDPLINFLKR, encoded by the coding sequence ATGGCAAAAAAATTACTGATCCTATTTATCTTTATAGGGAGTTTTCAACATGCAAAAGCCCAAGAAAACAACTTACAATGGTTAGATGTTGAATTAGCAAACTACCAATATCCTTATAAAGTTTCTACTTTACCTTTACACATACAAGAACAAGATTTAACCATGGCTTATATGGATATTAAGCCTAAAAACTATCGTGGAAAAAACATTGTATTAATTCACGGAAAAAACTTTAATGGTGCTTATTGGAAAACTACAATTGAAGCTTTAACCAAAGAAGGTTATAGAGTAATTGTACCAGATCAAATAGGTTTTGGAAAATCCTCTAAACCACTTCATTTTCATTATACCTTCCAACAATTGGCTCAAAACACCAAGTTGTTACTAGATACTTTAAAAATTGAGAAAACTGCTATTTTAGGTCACTCCATGGGTGGAATGTTGGCTACAAGATTCACTTTGATGTATCCTGATACTATAGAAAAATTAATTTTAGAAAATCCTATTGGTCTTGAGGATTGGAAATTAAAAGTACCCTACAAACCTGTAGAATGGTGGTATCATAATGAACTTAAAAAGAGTTATACTGGTATCAAAAAATATCAATTAGAAAACTACTACGACAATAAATGGAAAGCAGAATATGACGAATGGGTAAACTTACTTGCTGGTTGGACATTAAATTCTGACTATAAAACCATAGCTTGGAATGCCGCACTAACCTATGATATGATTTTTACACAACCTGTAGTTTACGAGTTTAAAAATATTACAGCGCCAACTTTACTGATTATTGGAACCAGAGATAGAACTGCCTTAGGAAAACCTTTGGTTACAGAAGAAGTACGAAAAACAATGGGCTTATACAGCAAATTAGGAAAAAAAACACAGATGGAAATTCCTAATTCGGAACTAGTAGAAATAGAAAATGTGGGGCACTTACCACATATTGAAAAGTTTAAGAGTTTCATAGATCCTCTTATTAATTTTCTAAAAAGATAA
- a CDS encoding succinylglutamate desuccinylase/aspartoacylase family protein yields the protein MRKDITILGEKIKPGKTYQIKSDIARLHTRTKIEVPIIISRAKVDGPCVLISAGIHGDEVNGVEIVRQVVANKYNIPDAGMIICVPVVNVFGFLIKTREFPDGKDLNRSFPGAKNGSLASKFAHFFMNEIVVHVDYCIDFHTGGDTRFNYPQIRISDDDEETFNLAKTFGAKFVKYSSEREKSFRASAVASGKKVLLYEGGKALNINPKITNVGVTGILNVLESLGVKKMPSDHIPLHDGVKQVVFNESKWIRANASGMYRSLVENGLPIKKGEVIGLITDPYGFFERKIKSPVSGHVICLNHSPIVNQGDAIAHIAIKL from the coding sequence ATGCGTAAAGATATTACCATACTTGGCGAAAAAATTAAGCCAGGAAAAACATATCAGATCAAATCTGATATTGCTCGTTTGCACACCAGAACCAAAATAGAAGTACCAATTATTATTAGCAGGGCTAAGGTTGATGGACCTTGTGTTTTGATTAGTGCCGGAATTCATGGAGATGAGGTAAATGGAGTAGAAATTGTTAGGCAAGTTGTAGCCAATAAATACAATATTCCAGATGCTGGAATGATTATTTGTGTTCCTGTAGTAAATGTGTTTGGTTTTTTAATCAAGACCAGAGAATTTCCTGATGGAAAGGATTTAAACAGAAGTTTTCCGGGAGCTAAGAATGGATCATTAGCAAGTAAGTTTGCTCATTTTTTTATGAATGAAATTGTGGTTCATGTAGATTATTGTATCGATTTTCATACAGGAGGAGATACGCGATTTAACTATCCTCAAATAAGAATTTCTGATGACGATGAGGAAACTTTTAATTTGGCAAAAACGTTTGGAGCAAAGTTTGTAAAATACTCCTCAGAAAGAGAAAAATCTTTTAGAGCCTCTGCAGTAGCCAGTGGTAAAAAAGTATTGTTGTATGAGGGAGGTAAAGCTTTAAATATCAATCCAAAAATTACAAATGTGGGAGTGACAGGAATTTTAAATGTTCTTGAATCTTTAGGGGTAAAAAAAATGCCATCAGATCATATTCCTTTGCATGATGGGGTAAAGCAAGTTGTTTTTAACGAATCCAAGTGGATTAGAGCCAATGCTTCTGGAATGTACAGGTCTTTAGTAGAAAACGGATTGCCTATCAAAAAAGGAGAGGTGATAGGTTTAATTACCGATCCTTATGGTTTTTTTGAAAGAAAAATTAAATCTCCAGTATCAGGACATGTGATTTGTTTGAATCATTCTCCTATTGTTAACCAAGGAGATGCTATTGCACATATTGCTATCAAATTATAG
- a CDS encoding DEAD/DEAH box helicase produces MSKLFSDLGISSIITNTLNGLGITEPTEIQKQSIPVILNQKDDFVGLANTGTGKTAAFGLPLLQMVEVSNPSIQVVVLAPTRELGKQIYTNLTDFGADISGLSIAEVCGGTSVKPQIELLQQTTHVVVATPGRLIDLIQRGKIDLKQVKYFVLDEADEMVLSLKEGLDKIVEAMPKQKRTLLFSATLPGSVKQLVQNYLSKHVTQVGSETVNTAHKDVAHHYVVVEPIEKLNVLLHFLSSKEGEQGIIFCKTKAAVNKLAKNLAINKISSGAIHGSLTQGIRDRIMEQFREGYINTLVATDVAARGIDIKNVSYVVHYHLPDAMETYIHRSGRTARAGAKGMSLAVLQADEVEKMKFLGEEYEIDLHTYAKPNAISIEENNTILWAKKIFKTKPNRAVSEQVKASVKEVFHHLTKEELVDKILANYLLENKTADLLSTDKPVKKKKKKQQ; encoded by the coding sequence ATGTCAAAGCTGTTTTCAGATTTAGGAATTTCATCTATTATCACCAATACCTTAAATGGTTTAGGAATAACAGAACCCACTGAAATTCAAAAACAATCCATTCCTGTAATTTTAAATCAAAAGGATGATTTTGTAGGATTAGCCAATACAGGTACTGGTAAAACAGCAGCTTTTGGATTGCCATTATTACAAATGGTTGAGGTATCTAACCCAAGTATTCAAGTAGTTGTTTTAGCACCTACTAGAGAATTAGGGAAACAAATTTACACCAACCTAACAGATTTTGGAGCAGATATTTCTGGTTTGTCTATTGCTGAGGTTTGTGGAGGTACTTCTGTAAAACCTCAAATAGAACTTTTACAACAAACTACTCATGTAGTGGTAGCTACTCCAGGTCGTTTGATAGATTTGATTCAAAGAGGTAAAATTGATTTAAAACAAGTAAAGTATTTTGTGTTAGATGAAGCGGATGAAATGGTTTTGTCTTTAAAAGAAGGTTTAGATAAAATTGTAGAGGCAATGCCTAAACAAAAACGTACTCTTTTGTTTTCTGCAACCTTGCCTGGTTCTGTAAAGCAATTGGTGCAAAATTATTTGTCTAAACACGTTACCCAAGTTGGGTCAGAAACGGTAAATACAGCGCATAAAGATGTTGCCCATCATTATGTAGTGGTAGAACCTATAGAAAAACTAAATGTGTTATTACACTTTTTGTCTAGCAAAGAAGGGGAGCAGGGAATTATATTTTGTAAAACCAAAGCCGCGGTTAATAAGTTGGCCAAAAATTTAGCCATTAATAAAATTTCTTCTGGAGCTATTCACGGTAGTTTAACACAAGGAATCCGTGATCGTATTATGGAGCAATTTCGTGAAGGATATATCAATACTTTGGTTGCTACAGATGTTGCTGCAAGAGGAATTGACATCAAAAATGTTTCTTATGTAGTGCATTATCATTTGCCAGATGCGATGGAAACTTATATTCACCGTAGTGGTAGAACGGCTAGGGCAGGAGCCAAAGGAATGTCTTTAGCAGTATTACAAGCTGATGAGGTTGAAAAAATGAAGTTTTTAGGAGAGGAGTATGAAATTGATTTACATACCTATGCCAAACCTAATGCCATAAGCATAGAGGAAAATAACACCATTCTTTGGGCTAAAAAAATATTTAAAACCAAACCCAATAGAGCTGTGTCAGAACAGGTAAAAGCTTCGGTTAAAGAGGTCTTTCATCATTTAACCAAAGAGGAATTGGTAGATAAAATTTTAGCCAATTATTTATTAGAGAACAAAACAGCCGACTTACTTTCTACAGATAAACCTGTAAAAAAGAAAAAGAAGAAACAACAATAG
- a CDS encoding ABC transporter ATP-binding protein, with translation MKSYQNKTTDHKNKKSKVTMAAAFKSIIWPRRKLVFIGLILIVLSRLSSLVLPWKTKVLLDEVIPNKNFEELRNLLLIVAGAILVQAVTSFLLTKILSVQAQFLISELRAQVQKKVLSLPIGFFDNTKSGALVSRIMNDVEGVRNLIGTGLVQLVGGTITAVISLILLIKISWSMTLFVLVPVGIFGFIALKAFAYIRPIFKVRGKINAEVNGRLTETLAGVRVIKAFNAEEQENKVFEKGVDLMFQNVKKSLTATALMTSTSTFLLGIASTGIMGIGGYKIIQGELTIGDFLSFTLLLGFMIAPIVQMSNIGSQLTEALAGLDRTEELMNMQAEDEDENRTEEIHHFKGDIEFKEVSFAYEENKNVLNNISFNAASGSVIALVGSSGSGKSTIAGLSATFLNPKSGTITIDGHDLSKVKLKSFRKHLGVVLQDEFLFEGTIRENIMFPRPNATEEQLQNAVNAAYVNEFTDRFDDGLNTLIGERGVKLSGGQRQRIAIARAILADPKIIILDEATSNLDTESEVLIQKSLAQLTKNRTTIVIAHRLSTIRKADQILVIEGGQIAERGTHDELIATQGRYYDLYTYQGKI, from the coding sequence ATGAAATCATACCAAAATAAAACTACGGATCACAAGAATAAAAAATCTAAAGTTACTATGGCTGCCGCTTTTAAAAGTATTATTTGGCCAAGACGTAAACTGGTTTTTATAGGGTTGATTTTAATTGTACTTAGCCGTTTGTCTAGTTTGGTATTGCCATGGAAAACAAAAGTTTTGTTAGATGAAGTAATTCCGAATAAGAATTTTGAAGAACTCAGAAATTTATTGTTAATCGTAGCAGGAGCTATTTTGGTACAAGCAGTCACTTCATTTTTGTTGACTAAAATTTTAAGTGTACAGGCACAGTTTTTAATTTCGGAATTAAGAGCACAAGTACAGAAAAAAGTATTGTCTTTACCCATTGGATTTTTTGATAATACCAAATCTGGAGCCTTGGTGTCTAGAATTATGAACGATGTAGAAGGAGTTCGTAATTTAATAGGTACTGGTTTGGTACAATTGGTAGGGGGAACCATTACCGCTGTTATTTCTTTAATTCTATTGATTAAAATCAGTTGGTCTATGACGCTTTTTGTGTTGGTTCCTGTAGGGATTTTTGGTTTTATAGCTTTAAAGGCTTTTGCTTATATCCGACCTATTTTTAAGGTAAGAGGTAAAATTAATGCAGAGGTCAATGGTCGTTTAACAGAAACTTTGGCAGGAGTTCGTGTAATTAAAGCTTTTAATGCCGAAGAGCAAGAGAATAAAGTGTTTGAAAAAGGAGTTGATTTAATGTTTCAAAACGTAAAAAAGAGTTTAACAGCTACGGCTTTAATGACTAGTACTTCTACGTTTTTATTAGGAATTGCTTCTACAGGAATTATGGGAATTGGTGGGTATAAAATTATTCAAGGAGAGTTAACTATTGGAGATTTTTTATCATTTACACTTTTATTAGGATTTATGATTGCTCCCATTGTACAGATGAGTAATATTGGGAGTCAGTTAACCGAAGCTTTGGCAGGTTTAGATAGAACCGAAGAACTGATGAATATGCAAGCTGAAGATGAGGATGAAAATAGAACCGAAGAAATACATCATTTTAAAGGAGATATTGAATTTAAAGAGGTGTCTTTTGCTTACGAAGAAAATAAAAATGTACTGAACAATATCAGTTTTAATGCAGCCTCGGGTTCTGTGATTGCTCTGGTAGGAAGTTCTGGATCTGGGAAATCTACCATTGCAGGATTGTCGGCTACTTTTTTAAATCCAAAATCAGGGACTATTACTATTGATGGACATGATTTGTCTAAAGTAAAATTAAAAAGCTTTAGAAAGCACTTAGGGGTGGTTTTACAAGATGAATTTTTGTTTGAAGGAACTATTAGAGAAAACATCATGTTTCCAAGACCTAATGCTACCGAAGAACAATTACAAAATGCGGTGAATGCTGCTTATGTAAATGAATTTACAGATAGGTTTGATGATGGACTTAATACTTTAATAGGGGAAAGAGGGGTGAAATTGTCTGGAGGACAAAGACAGCGTATTGCCATTGCAAGAGCTATTTTAGCAGATCCAAAGATTATTATTTTAGACGAGGCTACCTCTAATTTAGATACGGAAAGTGAAGTGTTGATTCAGAAAAGTTTGGCACAATTAACCAAAAACAGAACGACTATTGTAATTGCCCATCGTTTGAGTACCATTCGCAAAGCAGATCAAATTTTAGTGATAGAGGGCGGTCAAATTGCAGAACGAGGTACTCATGATGAGTTAATCGCTACTCAAGGTCGTTATTATGATTTGTATACTTATCAAGGGAAAATATAA
- a CDS encoding phytase, translating to MNKILAIVFIGLQVISCQSDKKDKSLLFSVNAVRETEPVYTNDDAADDACIWINPNNVETSLIIGTNKKQGLCVYNLEGKLLHNYSVGKVNNVDIRDGFMLNNESVSIVTASNRTNNTITIHKVNSNGTLSNVAIQPLKSNLREVYGLCMYQNDIDTFVFVSGKSGGVEKWKLIAQENGVVGELVTTVKLDSQTEGMVADDELGFIYIAEEDVALWRFNADSFSDEKTLVAKVSDVNMKDDFEGVTIYKKENNSGYIILSSQGNNSYAMFDRQSNQYLKSFTIDDEVIDGTNDTDGIDVTSVSFKNFPKGFFIVQDGTNMDVGVKKNQNFKIVDFRDVLKGL from the coding sequence ATGAATAAAATTTTAGCAATAGTATTTATAGGATTACAAGTAATATCATGTCAATCAGATAAAAAAGACAAAAGTTTACTGTTTTCTGTAAATGCTGTAAGAGAAACAGAACCTGTTTATACCAACGATGATGCAGCCGATGACGCTTGTATATGGATCAATCCAAATAATGTTGAGACTTCGTTAATTATTGGAACCAATAAAAAGCAAGGTTTGTGTGTGTATAATTTAGAAGGAAAGTTATTGCACAATTACTCAGTAGGAAAAGTAAACAATGTAGACATTAGAGATGGATTTATGTTGAACAATGAGTCGGTGTCTATTGTTACGGCTTCTAACAGAACCAACAATACCATTACAATTCACAAAGTAAATTCAAACGGAACGTTGAGCAATGTTGCCATACAACCATTAAAATCTAATTTAAGAGAGGTTTACGGATTGTGTATGTATCAAAATGATATAGATACTTTTGTATTTGTTTCTGGTAAAAGCGGAGGAGTAGAAAAATGGAAATTAATCGCTCAAGAAAATGGAGTAGTAGGTGAGTTAGTAACCACTGTTAAGTTAGATTCTCAAACAGAAGGAATGGTTGCCGATGACGAATTAGGGTTTATTTACATAGCTGAAGAAGATGTGGCGTTATGGAGGTTTAATGCAGATTCTTTTTCAGACGAAAAAACACTTGTAGCCAAAGTTTCTGATGTAAACATGAAAGATGATTTTGAAGGAGTGACTATCTACAAAAAAGAAAACAATAGCGGATATATCATCCTATCTTCTCAAGGAAATAATTCTTATGCAATGTTTGATAGACAATCAAACCAATACCTAAAAAGTTTTACTATTGATGATGAAGTTATTGATGGAACCAATGATACAGACGGAATTGATGTAACATCCGTTAGTTTTAAAAACTTTCCTAAAGGATTTTTTATAGTACAAGATGGAACCAATATGGATGTAGGAGTTAAGAAAAATCAAAACTTTAAAATAGTTGATTTTAGAGATGTATTAAAAGGTCTTTAA
- a CDS encoding TonB-dependent receptor translates to MKTLKLFILSLFITMVSFAQSKGSIVGHVTDASNLPIPGAVIIIESLNLSVVTDFNGDYAFVGIANGEYTLKSSCLGCKDLIKTIKVNGATVAVNFVLDSALNELDEVVLKGSNSKGQAKALNKQKSNFNITNIVAADQVGKFPDANIGDAVKRIPGIAVQNDQGEARNIIIRGMAPQLNSVTLNGERIPSAEGDNRNVQMDLIPSDMIQAVEVNKVLTSDMEADAIGGSVNLVTRRAGEKTRLTITGAYGQNPVRNTPLYNTSAVVAGRMFNNKLGAVLSTSLQSNDFGSDNVEFEWAGDANNAVVSGQDIRRYDVKRVRQSVALNLDYKINNNNTIFFNTVLNNRKDWENRYRLEIKDIEETAPGVYTADEVVRETKGGTNDNARLEEQEIQKFALNGEHILFNSVKLNWKTNYSKASETRPEERYIAYKTESVDVTQDLSDLRFPNANPTGTDFNNPSVLELDEISEENQYTEEKNYGAKFDLEIPMLKGAYENTLKIGYRYKNKEKSRDNSYNEYEPVSGMEFMSDVPYSDKTIDGFLAGDKYKSGNFVNEDYLGGLDLKNSNLFDSKSILKEFIPVNYNAKEQVNAAYGMVIQKLSPKLSAMAGLRVERTDLDYTGYRIDVETAQDLSDATKIEASKNYTNFLPNLQFKYSLQPNTIFRLAYSTSIARPNYYDLVPYQNINSDDWEFEEGNSNLEASYSNNFDFMFEHYFSSVGIISGGVFFKNIDNFVYTYTEDDFVDAAYPGETFEYSQQRNGEVAKVYGLEVSVQRRLDFLPKFLKNLNVYLNYTYTDSEADGIEGRSKLALAGAVKNMFNGSLAYETKKLTVRASLNYAGAYIDEYGDEDFEDIYYDAQMFLDVNATYEIVKGLRLFTEFKNLTNQELRYYQGQKDLTAQAEYYNFNWNAGVKYNF, encoded by the coding sequence ATGAAAACATTAAAACTTTTTATTTTATCACTATTTATAACAATGGTCAGCTTTGCACAAAGCAAAGGAAGTATTGTAGGACATGTTACAGATGCAAGTAACTTACCAATTCCAGGAGCAGTAATTATAATAGAATCTTTAAACTTATCTGTAGTTACAGATTTTAATGGAGATTATGCTTTTGTAGGAATAGCTAATGGAGAATATACTTTAAAATCAAGCTGTTTAGGATGTAAAGATTTAATAAAAACAATAAAAGTAAACGGAGCAACGGTTGCGGTAAACTTTGTTTTAGATTCTGCTTTAAATGAATTAGATGAGGTAGTACTTAAAGGAAGTAACTCTAAGGGGCAAGCCAAAGCTTTAAACAAACAAAAATCTAACTTTAATATTACCAATATTGTGGCGGCTGATCAAGTTGGAAAGTTTCCAGATGCTAATATTGGAGATGCTGTAAAAAGAATTCCTGGTATTGCAGTTCAAAACGATCAAGGAGAAGCTAGAAATATTATTATTAGAGGAATGGCTCCTCAATTAAACTCTGTGACTTTAAACGGAGAGAGAATTCCATCAGCAGAGGGTGATAATAGAAATGTGCAAATGGATTTAATTCCATCTGACATGATACAAGCAGTAGAAGTAAATAAGGTATTGACTTCTGATATGGAGGCAGATGCTATTGGAGGTTCTGTAAACTTAGTAACTAGAAGAGCTGGAGAAAAAACCAGATTAACAATTACAGGTGCTTACGGACAAAATCCAGTAAGAAATACTCCGTTGTACAATACTTCTGCAGTAGTTGCAGGTAGAATGTTTAACAATAAATTAGGAGCAGTATTAAGTACTTCTTTACAGTCTAATGATTTTGGATCGGATAATGTAGAGTTCGAGTGGGCTGGTGATGCTAATAATGCTGTAGTTTCTGGTCAAGACATCAGAAGATATGATGTTAAAAGAGTTAGACAAAGTGTTGCTTTAAACTTAGATTATAAAATAAATAACAACAACACTATCTTTTTTAATACCGTTTTAAACAATAGAAAAGATTGGGAAAATAGATATCGTTTAGAAATTAAAGATATTGAAGAAACTGCACCTGGTGTGTATACTGCCGATGAGGTGGTTAGAGAAACCAAAGGAGGAACTAATGATAATGCAAGATTAGAAGAGCAAGAAATTCAGAAATTTGCACTAAATGGAGAGCATATTTTATTTAATTCGGTAAAATTAAATTGGAAAACTAACTATTCTAAAGCTTCTGAAACTAGACCAGAAGAAAGATATATTGCTTATAAAACTGAATCTGTAGATGTAACACAAGACTTATCAGACTTAAGATTTCCAAATGCAAATCCTACAGGAACAGATTTTAACAATCCTTCAGTTTTAGAATTAGATGAAATTTCTGAAGAAAATCAATATACCGAGGAGAAAAATTACGGAGCTAAGTTTGATTTAGAAATTCCTATGTTAAAAGGAGCATATGAAAACACCTTAAAAATAGGGTATAGATACAAAAACAAAGAAAAAAGTAGAGATAATAGCTATAATGAATATGAGCCTGTTTCTGGAATGGAATTTATGAGTGATGTTCCTTATAGCGATAAAACTATTGATGGATTTTTAGCAGGAGACAAATACAAATCAGGAAATTTTGTAAACGAAGATTATTTGGGTGGTTTAGATTTAAAGAACAGTAACTTGTTTGATAGTAAATCTATTTTAAAAGAATTTATACCTGTAAATTACAATGCTAAAGAGCAAGTTAATGCAGCTTATGGTATGGTTATACAAAAGTTAAGTCCAAAATTATCAGCAATGGCAGGACTTAGAGTTGAAAGAACAGATTTAGATTATACAGGATATAGAATTGATGTAGAAACAGCACAAGATTTAAGTGATGCTACAAAAATTGAAGCCTCTAAAAACTATACTAATTTCTTACCAAACTTACAGTTTAAGTATAGCTTACAGCCTAATACTATTTTTAGGTTGGCATATTCAACTTCTATTGCACGTCCTAATTATTACGATTTAGTTCCTTATCAAAACATCAACTCTGATGATTGGGAGTTTGAAGAAGGAAACTCAAATTTAGAGGCTAGTTACTCAAATAACTTTGATTTTATGTTTGAGCATTATTTCTCATCAGTAGGAATTATTTCAGGAGGGGTGTTCTTTAAAAATATTGATAATTTTGTTTACACTTATACAGAAGATGATTTTGTTGATGCCGCTTATCCTGGAGAAACTTTTGAATATTCTCAGCAAAGAAATGGAGAGGTAGCAAAAGTATATGGGTTGGAAGTATCTGTACAAAGAAGGTTAGATTTCTTACCAAAATTCTTAAAAAACTTAAATGTATATCTTAACTATACTTACACAGATTCTGAAGCAGATGGAATTGAAGGTAGGTCTAAATTAGCATTGGCAGGTGCTGTAAAAAACATGTTTAACGGATCGTTGGCATACGAAACTAAAAAGTTAACTGTTAGAGCTTCTTTAAATTATGCAGGTGCTTATATTGATGAGTATGGAGATGAAGATTTTGAAGATATTTACTATGATGCTCAAATGTTTTTAGATGTAAACGCTACTTACGAAATTGTAAAAGGATTAAGATTGTTTACAGAATTTAAAAACTTAACCAATCAAGAGTTAAGATATTACCAAGGTCAAAAAGATTTAACCGCTCAAGCAGAATATTACAATTTTAATTGGAACGCAGGAGTAAAGTATAATTTTTAA